The genomic region GATTAAAACGTTTGATAATCTCTTTGCAAAAATGATAAATAAATGAGTAAGATTAATCAAATACATTTTAGTTAATTATTGTTAAAATTTTCACAAAGAAAAGGAGTGTTAAATATGTTAAACAAAACTAAAATGAGTGATCCTGTTTTATTTGAAATTGTTAATGAGGAATTAGATAGACAAGTTCACAACATTGAAATGATTGCATCAGAAAGTAGTGTGCCATTGGAAGTTATGGAATTAAGTGGTTCAGTTTTCACCAATAAAACTTTGGAAGGATATATTGGTTCAAGATTTCAAGCTGGCTCAGAGATTGCAGATAAATTAGAGGCGCTAGCAATCCAACGTGCAAAAGATTTATTTGGTGCTGAGCATGCTAATGTTCAAGTTTACTCTGGTTCATCAGCAAACTATGGAGTATATGCAGCTATTTTAGAACCAAACGATATTGTTTTAAGTATGCGTTTAGACCAAGGTGGACATTTAACACATGGAAGTCCTGCTAACTTTTTATCAAAAGTTTACGACTATCATTTTTATGGAGTTAATGAAGAGACAGAACAAATTGATTATGATGCATTAGAAAAACAAGCTCATGAATTAAAACCAAAATTAATTATTACTGGTGGAAGTTCATATGCTCGTTTAATTGATTATGAACGTATTAGTAAGATTGCTAAAGATGTGGGTGCTTATTTTATGGTTGATATGGCTCATATTTGTGGGTTGGTTGCTGCAAAAGTAATTCCAAGTCCAGTGCCATATGCTGATTTTGTAACATCATCAACTACTAAAACATTCTGTGGGCCAAGAAGTGGTATTATTTTATGTAAAGCAGAGCATGCTAAAAAATTAGATCGTGGTGTTTTCCCAGGTTCAATTGGTTCAAGTCATCTTACAACTGTTGCTGCTAAAACATGGTCATTAAATTATGCAGGTAGTCCTGAGTTTAAAAAGATAATGGAACAAATTTTAGTTAATGGTAAAGCCCTTGCTCGTGAACTTACTGCTAAAGGATTTAGAATAATTAGTGGTACGACTGATAATCATTTAGTGGTTGTTGATTTAAGAAGTAAAAATATTACTGGTAAAGATTTTCAAAACGCATTAGATTATGTTGGAATCACAGTTAATAAAAATCAAATTCCATTTGATACACAATCACCACTTGTAACTAGTGGAGTAAGAATTGGTGTTACATCTATTACACAACGTGGTTTAAAAGAAAAAGAAATTAAAGAAATTGTTGAAATAATGGATGATGTTGCAAACAACTATGACAATGAAGAAGTATTAAAAGAATGCAAAGTAAAAGCACAAGCTTTAATTGCTAACTTTCCTCTTTATCCAGAAGGAAGTTTTGATTAAAAAATAGACTCATTTTAAAAAATGAGTCTTCTTTTATGATATACTTTTATTAACTAGGAGGTGGTTATTTTATGATTCAAAAAACAGACTGGGGATATATTGAATGGTTACATACACCAAGAAGTGATAGTGAAGTTATGAATATAGGGATCACTGTTGTTTTTCCTAATCAAAAGCTTCCATTACATACACATTATGGAACAGAACAATTTCTTTTTGTTATGGAGGGTGAGGGTTATTATGTAATTAATGGCGAACGAAAAGATTTTAAAGCAGGTTCATCATTTTATCTTGAAGCTGATTCTACCCATGAAACTCATAATTTATCAAATCAGTGTGTTAAAGAATTATTAATTTCAACTCCTGTTCAATACAATGCTGATATTTTTGATGCAAAAGAAAGCAGTAAAGATAATTTATTTAATGATGCAGTGATTGCGGTTTATAATCAATCATTAAGTAATTTAAAGATACCATATACTATTTTAGATAATAAGGACAATATTGTTTTCCAAAATGATTTTTTCCCTAATTACTGCAAAGATAAATGTCAGTATAAAGAAAATACTTGTGAATGTTTGAGTAGTGATAAAGGTTCATTAATTGATAATGAATTTATTTGTTCTAAAGGATTAGACTATTATTCATATCCAATTCAAGTTGAAAATGTATATTTAGGTTGTGTTATTGGTGGTCATATTTTATTATCTGATTCGTATCAAAAAAATGCTGATGAATTATATGATACACCGAAAAGTACTGCTTTAAGCATTAAAAAATTATTAAAGCAATTATCTAAAAATATTACTAATATTTATGAGTTTAGTGTTTCAAAAAAAGAATTGTTAGAAAAAGATAAGCGAATTGATTTATCAAAAATAAAGGAACAAGAATTGGAAAATAGTGTAACAAATTTAAAAATAAATCATCATTTTCTATTTAATACACTTAATTCAATGGCAGATAT from Bacilli bacterium PM5-9 harbors:
- a CDS encoding glycine hydroxymethyltransferase (product_source=KO:K00600; cath_funfam=3.40.640.10,3.90.1150.10; cog=COG0112; ko=KO:K00600; pfam=PF00464; superfamily=53383), translated to MLNKTKMSDPVLFEIVNEELDRQVHNIEMIASESSVPLEVMELSGSVFTNKTLEGYIGSRFQAGSEIADKLEALAIQRAKDLFGAEHANVQVYSGSSANYGVYAAILEPNDIVLSMRLDQGGHLTHGSPANFLSKVYDYHFYGVNEETEQIDYDALEKQAHELKPKLIITGGSSYARLIDYERISKIAKDVGAYFMVDMAHICGLVAAKVIPSPVPYADFVTSSTTKTFCGPRSGIILCKAEHAKKLDRGVFPGSIGSSHLTTVAAKTWSLNYAGSPEFKKIMEQILVNGKALARELTAKGFRIISGTTDNHLVVVDLRSKNITGKDFQNALDYVGITVNKNQIPFDTQSPLVTSGVRIGVTSITQRGLKEKEIKEIVEIMDDVANNYDNEEVLKECKVKAQALIANFPLYPEGSFD
- a CDS encoding quercetin dioxygenase-like cupin family protein/ligand-binding sensor protein (product_source=COG1917/COG4936; cath_funfam=2.60.120.10,3.30.565.10; cog=COG1917,COG4936; pfam=PF06580,PF07883,PF10114; superfamily=51182,55874) gives rise to the protein MIQKTDWGYIEWLHTPRSDSEVMNIGITVVFPNQKLPLHTHYGTEQFLFVMEGEGYYVINGERKDFKAGSSFYLEADSTHETHNLSNQCVKELLISTPVQYNADIFDAKESSKDNLFNDAVIAVYNQSLSNLKIPYTILDNKDNIVFQNDFFPNYCKDKCQYKENTCECLSSDKGSLIDNEFICSKGLDYYSYPIQVENVYLGCVIGGHILLSDSYQKNADELYDTPKSTALSIKKLLKQLSKNITNIYEFSVSKKELLEKDKRIDLSKIKEQELENSVTNLKINHHFLFNTLNSMADIALQSDNDNLYNSIISLSKIFRYTMSSELKIMPLKFEIEYLDDYLNLQKLRYQETLQVNYEINEQLLDVLIPFNFLQPIVENAFTHGLIKYNSIKVINVKIAKENNRLIFRIENNGKHIDDKQIDDIKLNMRMKTNHGLSFIYDKLYMVYQDDFIINIESDDKYTTIIIDIPLDASEVLK